The genomic DNA TGTAGCCAAGTTAAGACTGTTTGGTCGGCATTTCAATGGGAAGATAtcacatgtatatacacatactcaTGGAAAGATCTATGCTGGAAATCAATTGTGAAAAATGGGAGAGTTGAATACGGCAGCTCAAAGTTAGGCCATCATCTGATTGTTTGGCTAAGCAATGATGCTTCACAAACTCACTGCAGTCTCTCATGGCAGAAGTAACAACAAGTCTAGATTTTCAAATCTTTCCCAAGACATTTAGCTACAAAGGGAAGGAACATTAAAGCGACAgggggtttgtttttgtctttttcaaagcTCACTCAGTTCGAAAGGTGAGCTTTGTTTTATATTGGCTTACTAAGAGTCCATTTAAGCTGTGTCCAATAATCTAATTGTTCAGCTGAGATAATGGCCATGGTGGATGCCCTTTAGGGAAACAGGGCAAACTGGAGATTCAACAATACAGGGCAGCAAGAGGGAAACCCAACCAATTGTGTAGTACAAAGGGGGGCCAGGTTGGCACATATCTATGTTTGAGTTTTAACAGACCGATGTTGGTGCCAGCACGTATTCTAAAGTACACCACTGGCTGTTTTATTCTGGGTGACACATTGAAATAGCAGGAAATACAAGTCAAGTGACAGTTACATGACTTTTTCCTGTAACTGTCACAGGTGTTTTTCAGCTCAATTCAGTGGACCAGACAGGTCTAATGGTCCAAAGCAGTGCTGGAGTTCTGCATGTAATAACAGGTTTACAACATAATATTTAAACTAATTTGATGTCAAGCTGCTTATAGAACAACTATCACCCATTGCCACTGTCAAAGAGTAGGCTATGTTGTCGGCTTGGTCAAGATTCCAGTGGAAGAGGTTACAGCCAACACAGTGGAGGATGGCTACATCTGAAATTACCATTCTGCTGGGGGCTGACATGCTAAGAATACTATGATAATTTACATGGTAGGTTTCTGTGGCTTGTTGTCAGGGACTTCCATTTGTTTAGCTGCTTTGTTCAAAGGCAACACTGCCATCTGGCGTTGTGTGATATAACAAACCTGGCGGGGTAAACCGATCAAAATAGaaatttcaaaatatatatatatataattaaaacaaaacgaAATAAGCCATACCTTGGAGCAATTTAAAGTTCTGCTTTAGTTCTgcaagagagacagggaaggtCACTGACCTGacgatacaaacacacagaaaatgcaaCATTCTCTGGATTGATTAGTTATGACTGGGGATACAACTGCCAGGCCCGCGCAGTCGATCCAGAAAAAAAGGATTGACAGTCTGCAGGGCGACGGAAGTTGCTTCCATCCTCATCAGTAAACTTATGGGTAAGTCGCAGCTAAAAACAAGCGgaattttgacatttcttttctaaAGCCCATAATCCTCTGTGAGTTGAGGCTCTCTGAGCAGGGATTGGTCGAGCAGTAAAGTTGTCTGATTTCAGTTGAACATGGTTGAATCCATCCTGGCGAGCTGTCTGCGGGCTAGCATGCCTGGCTAACGGCGGCGGCAGGTGTTTTATGTAAACAATATGACAACAGAGTGACGGTCAGTAATTAACCTATGAATGCATCAGTGTGCTTTACCATGACACAGTCAAGAAAGTCCGTTTTTATCCGTTTATCGCTCATTATATTGCCCCACTTTGGTGTTGTTACACAATAGTCAAGTGTGTCAGTGACTCTATCTGTGTTTTGGTCTTCATGCAGTCGGCTCGTGTGTCTTTCAGGCCCGTTTCACGCTGAGACTCACTAGAGAGGAGGGTTCGGGAATCCTGGCCTCCATGTTAAGTTAACACAGACCTGCCACAGCTGCCATGTCCTCCACCTCTGTGTCAACATCCACTTGTTGTGGTGGTGATGCTGCAGCTGCCATGGCAACCCAGGCGTCCGAACAGGCTCTGCTGGCCTCAGACCGCTACGCCAGACTCATCCTGGCCCAGATGAACAAGATGCGGCTCCGCACCGACTTCTGTGACGTGGGGCTGAAGGTTGGCGGCCGGGTCTTCAAGGTCCACCGACTGGTGCTTGCTGCCAGCAGCCCGTACTTCTCCGCTCTGTTCTCCGGCGGTATGAGGGAAGCGGATAAAGAGGAAGTGCAGATCCTTGGAGTGGAAACTGAAGTCTTTGAGGTTTTGCTGGACTTCATATACACAGGTCCGCCTCAATCTTGATATTCCCGTCATGGTGTTTATAAATACGATTTTGAACCattttctgaatgaaatatGTACCCTTTTCTATCAGGCGTGATCAGTGTGACAGTGGAGAATGTCCAGGAGCTGATGGTGGCAGCAGACATGCTGCAGCTGAACGAGGTGGTGTCTATCTGTGGAGAGTTTCTCAAGGGCCACATGGACCCATCCAACTGTGTGGGCATCTTTCAGTTCCTGGAGCAGATTGCCTGCATGGACATGCTGGAGTTTACTGAGAACTACATCCATGTTCACTTTCTGGAGGTATGTAACAATAAGAGGCCCTGTATGTCgtttttatctctttatctctcttgtATGTCTCTGACAATATTCTGTGTTTCCCTGGTAAATTATAGCTAGATGTACATGAAATCTGTTGTTATTCTGTCCTTATTCAAAACAAGCCCGGTCACACAACATCAGCGTTTCATCAGAATGGTATTTTTACCATTTAACTTGCTAAAAGTGCTTCAACTTGCACTGTCATTTTCAAGTTTGATGCTTACAGATTGCCTCCCTTTAGGTGTGTGTCACCGATGAGTTTAGGGGCCTGTCGAAGGATCAGCTGGTGAGGCTGCTAAGAAGTGAAGAGCTGAGAATTGAGGATGAGTACCAGGTGTTCACTGCAGCCATGGACTGGGTTCTCCAAGATGtggcaaagaggaaaaaacatgtAGTGGAGGTGTTGGAACCGGTACGCTTCCCTCTGCTTTCCCCACAGAGACTGTTCAAGTACATAGAGGGTAAGGAAAAACATTATTCcccatatttcattatttatattcACAATATTGCTGTAAAATTGATTAGATGACACATTGTAAACAAcatattggattttttttgttgccatttttgctGTTTAATAAAGGTATTACAGACTTCAGCCTGCGGGTGGCGCTGCAGACTCTGCTGAAGGAATACACTGAAGTCACAAAGTCTCCCAAAGAAAATAAGATGTACAGTCAGCTACAACCAGCCAAGATGAGACCCAGAAGAAAAGCCAGGAAATACCTCTATGCCATAGGTTCTGTTTCAAATCTCTTTCTTCAGCATAGAAAAAGTAACCTGATGAATTTTGGTAAATGAGGACGTTTTAAACGAAGACGGTACGAAGAGCTTCCAAAtaagaaatgtcagaaatgcaaTTTAATCTTGGACCTTTACTTGTTTCCTCGTGGCAGGAGGCTACACTCGGCTGCAGGGCGGCCGCTGGAGTGACAGCCGGGCGCTGAGCTGTGTGGAGCGCTTTGACACCTTTAACCAGTACTGGACCACCGTGTCGTCCCTGCACCAGGCCCGCAGCGGGTTGGGGGTGGCGGTGCTGGAGGGCATGATCTATGTGGTGGGAGGTGAGAGAGCTGAACctccttgtgtttctgttcaagCCCAAACATAAAAGAAGCTCAACAATCGTCAGTCTGATAaggaattcttttttttcctccaggaGAGAAAGACTCAATGATTTTTGACTGCACAGAGAGATACGACCCAGTGACCAAGCAGTGGGCCGCTGTGGCGTCTCTGAACTTTCCGCGCTGTGGTGTTGGCGTCTGCCCCTGCCATGGAGCTCTGTATGCACTTGGTAAACTCCACAATTTACGTAATATTAGCACCATGTTTAACCAAAACACATCCAGCTCAAACTGGTAGTTTACTTTTAAAGGGCTGCAAATTTAAAACAGCAACCTTGCGTCGCAAACTGGGAACATGAAAGATGTGGGTATATACCAGTTAGTGAAGGTTAAATGAAAGATGCTCTTGGgtttgcattttgggaaatgtaggatccagtgtttttgaagtCTGAGCCCTACTaggaactaaaagtcaggatatctcgcCGTCTGCTTCTatcattttgaccattctttttctttctgtttgtctcttgcaagtcccccaactttatggatgttcaatactaaattgctggagtgaCCCTTTAAGCACAGTGAGAGAACATAGAAGCaatgttattaaaaacaagatttaaaaaatgatgtaaGAAAACACTAAAGCTGAACATAAATAAACCAATCTACTTGTaaaaataacccaaaatgtaaatattaatagttcaacaaaattattttgcgaaataataataaacaactCAATAAGTGCAATTGAATCGATAATTCATAACCAGCATCttggtaaacaaaacaaagacatgaccTGATGATTGCACTGTGCTTCTTTAGGTGGTTGGATTGGCTCTGAGATTGGGAAGACCATGGAACGATACGACCCAGAGGAGAACAAGTGGGAGGTCATCGGCAGCATGGCGGTTCCTCGGTACTACTTTGGCTGCTGTGAACTACAAGGTGTGTTCCTCCCCTTTTTCAGAATAGATGTGAGTAATCCTGAGTGAAGCAGCTCCCAACTaaatgctgttgtttctttccAGGCTTTATTTACGTGATTGGAGGAATCAGTGACGAAGGAATGGAGCTGCGCTCAGCCGAGGTGTATGACCCTATCTCCCGCCGGTGGAGCGCCCTGCCCGTCATGGTCACACGGCGAGCCTATGTGGGCGTCGCCTGCCTCAATAACTGCATTTATGCGGTGGGCGGCTGGAATGAGGCGCTGGGTGCACTGGAGACAGTGGAGAAGTACTGTCCAGAAGAGGTAAAGCGGGAGAGAGAAGTCAAGGGTCACTAAAGACCCTTCGGtgacaatttcattttcagtcagtccTCCGTGACATCTGTGTCCCAACGTTCTCCTCACCTCTGTACTTGTCTTTCTACAGGAGAAATGGGTTGAGGTGGCCCCAATGTCCACAGCTCGTGCAGGTGTGTCCGTGTCAGCAGTTAATGGGCTGCTGTATGCCGTTGGGGGTCGGGCTGCCAGCAGAGACTTCTCTGCCCCGGTGACGGTGGACTCTGTGGAAATCTATGACCCTCACCTGGATACCTGGACTGAAGTCGGCAACATGATCACCAGCCGCTGTGATGGCGGGCTGGCTGTGCTCTGATGGCCAGGAATATTCACAGTTTTGAACGTCCATATCAGCACCTGAATCATCCCAGATCGGTATAAACTGAAGAAAAGCTGCACCTTAAGAAACACTaaggtgtgtttctgtctcaagTAGGCTTTCACATTGTTATTTATACATGGAttagacatttttttcttgttatttgTCCAGAACATTTGACATTC from Enoplosus armatus isolate fEnoArm2 chromosome 14, fEnoArm2.hap1, whole genome shotgun sequence includes the following:
- the ipp gene encoding actin-binding protein IPP yields the protein MSSTSVSTSTCCGGDAAAAMATQASEQALLASDRYARLILAQMNKMRLRTDFCDVGLKVGGRVFKVHRLVLAASSPYFSALFSGGMREADKEEVQILGVETEVFEVLLDFIYTGVISVTVENVQELMVAADMLQLNEVVSICGEFLKGHMDPSNCVGIFQFLEQIACMDMLEFTENYIHVHFLEVCVTDEFRGLSKDQLVRLLRSEELRIEDEYQVFTAAMDWVLQDVAKRKKHVVEVLEPVRFPLLSPQRLFKYIEGITDFSLRVALQTLLKEYTEVTKSPKENKMYSQLQPAKMRPRRKARKYLYAIGGYTRLQGGRWSDSRALSCVERFDTFNQYWTTVSSLHQARSGLGVAVLEGMIYVVGGEKDSMIFDCTERYDPVTKQWAAVASLNFPRCGVGVCPCHGALYALGGWIGSEIGKTMERYDPEENKWEVIGSMAVPRYYFGCCELQGFIYVIGGISDEGMELRSAEVYDPISRRWSALPVMVTRRAYVGVACLNNCIYAVGGWNEALGALETVEKYCPEEEKWVEVAPMSTARAGVSVSAVNGLLYAVGGRAASRDFSAPVTVDSVEIYDPHLDTWTEVGNMITSRCDGGLAVL